Genomic DNA from Vanrija pseudolonga chromosome 3, complete sequence:
GATGGTTGTTTGTTTGCAGTGCAGAATGAAGAGAAGACGCAACGAGCGGCGGCGAAAGCGAGTCATAACCTCAGGTGTGCCTGCtcgagccgagccgagcggtGCTCCCTCGCCCTTGCACGGACGCCTTGCGAACCATGCCACCGTCGGGTGGCGACTTGTGGGGATTCGGCATTGCGATCGAGACTACTTGGCGCTGACATCAGAGTGGCTCGGACCAGCACTGGTGAGTGCTCAGCGAGCTGGTGAGTGCGGTCGTGAATGTGGCGGTGAGTGCGGTTCCAAGTGTGGCGACAACGAGTGTGGCGATCAGACCACACGGCGGTGGGGTGCATGGAACGTGTTCAACTGTCAGTCGCCCCATGCTGTTGTTCAGCTGTCAGTCGCCCCATGCTGTCAGTCACTCCATGCTACCGCATACACGCGTCTAGTACCACTCAGCAACACACCATGCACGTGCATTGTACCCTGGAACCATATAAACTTCTTCCTACTTCTGTCCTATCCCTATCCCCCCCTCGTGGCGCCACACTACCACATCCACCTCTCTTAGTACAGGTACACAAACTCGTCGTTCTTGAAGTCGGTCATGTCGAGAAGGGCGTTCTGGCCGAGACGGgggccgtcgccctcgtgctgctcgtcctcctggCCGAAGGCAACGTACTTGCTCTCCATCGACGTGTCCTTGATGTACTTTGGCTTGCCGGCCGCCACACGCTGGTTCTGGCGCACCTTGTTGTAGAAGAACAGGGCGGCGACCTGGAGGCCGATGCACACGAGCATGGCGCAGAAGATGCCAAGCACGGCCTTGAGGCCCGAGACGTAGTACGGCTTGCCCGAGGAGAAGAGGAGCGGGCCGATGATGTTTCCGGCGGCAGAGCCGGCGTTGTAGAGGCTGATCACGCTCGTCTTCTTCGTCTGTCCGGCCGTGTTTGCCATCATCCACGAGACAATGAGCGGGTTGCCGCCGAACAGAGCAGACAGAAGGTAGTAGCCGACCAGCGAGATCGACTGTTTGTGGGCGCCAGTGCTCTGCCAGTAGAGGAGGCCACAGCCGATGAGGACCGGCGCCATGAAGCccgcgagcaccgcgccTTTGATCCGGAACGCCTGGGCCATCCACGACGAGAGAAGGATCACAGCGAACTGCAAGAAGCCAAAGGGCATGTTCAAAAGAGTCGTCTTGTACTTGTCGAAGCCGAAGCCGGCGATGAGGGTTGGACCGAAGACGTTGGTGACGGAGGCGCCGATGTTGAGGAGGAGAGCCATGGCGAGCCACAGCCACGACTTGACGTCGTAGAAGAGCTCCCAGACGTGGCTCCACTTGAATTCGTTGGATCCCGTGCCGGTCTGGTTGGCGCGGAGGCGCTCGATGGCCTGGGCCTTCTCAGTCTCGGTGAGGAAGCGGGCGGAGGGGATGTCCGAGTCGATCATCCACCAGATCCACGGGGCGGTCAGCACCGTGATCGCGCCGACGATGATGAACAGGAGCTGCCATGCGTGGATGTTGTCGTTCTTGACGTGTCCGAGGGCCCACGAGACGAACGCGGCGAAAATTGTGGCGAGACCGTTGGTCGAGTACCAAGCCGCCACACGGATCGGCTGCTCGGATCGGCGGTACCACTGGGCGGTGAGGACGCCGAACAGCGGCAGACAGCCTGCCTCGAACAGGCCGAGCAGGAAACGCGTAGCGACGAGCCCACCAAAGttgtgcgcggcggccatgcACGCCTGCGAGGCGCCCCAGGCGAAACAGAGGAAGGTGAGGAGGTAGCGAGCGGGCACCTTGACGATGATGTAGGAGCTGAACGGCTGCCAcccgagctgcgcgatgGCGTTCATCATGGCCATCTGCGAGTACTGCTTGCTTGAGAGGCCAGTGTCGGCGGACAGGCCCCACacgttgccgaggccgaggaccgACTTGTCGAGGATCTGCAGGAAGTAGACCCAGCAGAGGACGCTGAGGATGATCTTGTCGGTCTTGCGGAGGATGCGGCGGTCCTGGGGTCGGCGTTAGCGGTGTGCAAGTACGCACAGATCTAGCCACTCACATCCTCCTCAGTCAGCTCGATacgctcgtcgccgacgaggtcggcgccgagaccgGCACCCTTCGCGGTGCTGACGGTGCGCTTGAGCCCGGCGTCGGtggacgacgcgcgctcgagcgcgctgaGCTCCTGCTTCTCAATAGCAGCAGACATGGCTGGGTCGTGAATGCGGTGTGATGCGATGATGTGTTGATGTGTTGTGGGTGTCGCGTGAGTTGTTGTGTGATTGAGtgagcgcgaccgccgcctTGATTGATGACGGGAGAGACAAATTTCCCCGCCGCTTATGTACCGCGCTGATGACGAGTGGAGCCTTGGCGGCTGCTATCAATCGGTCTGGAGGCCAGCCGAGGCAGCCCtggcggggcgggtgggggcgcgcgggggagggtgaggaggggaGGGTAAGTGTCGGTCCGGCTGGCCGATAGCTTCGCGCGTGTAAGCGGCGACCTTGCATGCTTGCTTGCGCATgtgcctgcctgctcgcCGCAATCTACCGCACTTCCCCCGCCTCCTGGGCGAATGCATGGTCCGGAGCGCTGACAGG
This window encodes:
- the SPCC757.13_2 gene encoding putative transporter; protein product: MSAAIEKQELSALERASSTDAGLKRTVSTAKGAGLGADLVGDERIELTEEDDRRILRKTDKIILSVLCWVYFLQILDKSVLGLGNVWGLSADTGLSSKQYSQMAMMNAIAQLGWQPFSSYIIVKVPARYLLTFLCFAWGASQACMAAAHNFGGLVATRFLLGLFEAGCLPLFGVLTAQWYRRSEQPIRVAAWYSTNGLATIFAAFVSWALGHVKNDNIHAWQLLFIIVGAITVLTAPWIWWMIDSDIPSARFLTETEKAQAIERLRANQTGTGSNEFKWSHVWELFYDVKSWLWLAMALLLNIGASVTNVFGPTLIAGFGFDKYKTTLLNMPFGFLQFAVILLSSWMAQAFRIKGAVLAGFMAPVLIGCGLLYWQSTGAHKQSISLVGYYLLSALFGGNPLIVSWMMANTAGQTKKTSVISLYNAGSAAGNIIGPLLFSSGKPYYVSGLKAVLGIFCAMLVCIGLQVAALFFYNKVRQNQRVAAGKPKYIKDTSMESKYVAFGQEDEQHEGDGPRLGQNALLDMTDFKNDEFVYLY